From a region of the Rhinopithecus roxellana isolate Shanxi Qingling chromosome 8, ASM756505v1, whole genome shotgun sequence genome:
- the ILF3 gene encoding interleukin enhancer-binding factor 3 isoform X3, which yields MRPMRIFVNDDRHVMAKHSSVYPTQEELEAVQNMVSHTERALKAVSDWIDEQEKGSSEQAESENMDVPPEDDSKEGAGEQKTEHMTRTLRGVMRVGLVAKGLLLKGDLDLELVLLCKEKPTTALLDKVADNLAIQLAAVTEDKYEILQSVDDAAIVIKNTKEPPLSLTIHLTSPVVREEMEKVLAGETLSVNDPPDVLDRQKCLAALASLRHAKWFQARANGLKSCVIVIRVLRDLCTRVPTWGPLRGWPLELLCEKSIGTANRPMGAGEALRRVLECLASGIVMPDGSGIYDPCEKEATDAIGHLDRQQREDITQSAQHALRLAAFGQLHKVLGMDPLPSKMPKKPKNENPVDYTVQIPPSTTYAITPMKRPMEEDGEEKSPSKKKKKIQKKEEKAEPPQAMNALMRLNQLKPGLQYKLVSQTGPVHAPIFTMSVEVDGNSFEASGPSKKTAKLHVAVKVLQDMGLPTGAEGRDSSKGEDSAEETEAKPAVVAPAPVVEAVSTPSAAFPSDATAENVKQQGPILTKHGKNPVMELNEKRRGLKYELISETGGSHDKRFVMEVEVDGQKFQGAGSNKKVAKAYAALAALEKLFPDTPLALDANKKKRAPVPVRGGPKFAAKPHNPGFGMGGPMHNEVPPPPNLRGRGRGGNIRGRGRGRGFGGANHGGYMNAGAGYGSYGYGGNSATAGYSQFYSNGGHSGNAGGGGGGGGGGSSGYGSYYQGDNYNSPVPPKHAGKKQPHGGQQKPSYGSGYQSHQGQQQSYNQSPYSNYGPPQGKQKGYNHGQGSYSYSNSYNSPGGGGGSDYNYESKFRGYSQSNYNSPGSGQNYSGPPSSYQSSQGGYGRNADHSMNYQYR from the exons CGTCCAATGCGAATTTTTGTGAATGATGACCGCCATGTAATGGCAAAGCATTCTTCCGTTTATCCAACGCAAGAGGAGCTGGAGGCAGTCCAGAACATGGTGTCCCACACGGAGCGGGCACTCAAAGCTGTGTCCGACTGGATAGACGAGCAGGAAAAGGGTAGCAGCGAGCAGGCAGAGTCCGAAAACATGGATGTGCCCCCAGAGGACGACAGTAAAGAAGGGGCTGG GGAACAGAAGACGGAGCACATGACCAGAACCCTGCGGGGAGTGATGCGGGTGGGCCTGGTGGCAAAGGGCCTCCTACTCAAGGGGGACTTGGATCTGGAGCTGGTGCTGCTGTGTAAGGAGAAGCCCACAACCGCCCTCCTAGACAAGGTGGCCGACAACCTGGCCATCCAGCTTGCT GCTGTAACAGAAGACAAGTATGAAATACTGCAATCTGTCGACGATGCTGCGATTGtgataaaaaacacaaaagagccTCCATTGTCCCTGACCATCCACCTGACATCCCCTGTTGTcagagaagaaatggagaaagtatTAGCTGGAG AAACGCTATCAGTCAACGACCCCCCGGACGTTCTGGACAGGCAGAAATGCCTTGCTGCCTTGGCGTCCCTCCGACACGCCAAGTGGTTCCAG GCTCGAGCCAACGGACTGAAGTCCTGTGTCATTGTGATCCGGGTCCTGAGGGACCTGTGCACTCGCGTGCCCACCTGGGGTCCCCTCCGAGGCTGG CCTCTCGAGCTCCTGTGTGAGAAATCCATTGGCACGGCCAACAGACCGATGGGTGCTGGCGAGGCCCTGCGGAGAGTGCTGGAGTGCCTGGCGTCGGGCATCGTGATGCCAG ATGGTTCTGGCATTTATGACCCTTGTGAAAAAGAAGCCACTGATGCTATTGGGCATCTAGACAGACAGCAACGGGAAGATATCACACAGAGTGCGCAG CACGCACTGCGACTCGCTGCCTTCGGCCAGCTCCATAAAGTCCTGGGCATGGACCCTCTGCCTTCCAAGATGCCCAAGAAACCAAAGAATGAAAACCCAGTGGACTACACCG TTCAGATCCCACCCAGCACCACTTATGCCATTACGCCCATGAAACGCCCAATGGAGGAGGACGGGGAAGAGAAGTCTCCcagcaaaaagaagaagaagattcaGAAGAAag AGGAGAAGGCAGAGCCCCCCCAAGCTATGAATGCCCTGATGCGGCTGAACCAGCTGAAGCCAGGGCTGCAGTACAAGCTGGTGTCCCAGACTGGGCCCGTCCATGCCCCCATCTTTACCATGTCTGTGGAGGTTGATGGTAATTCATTCGAGGCCTCTGGACCCTCCAAAAAGACGGCCAAGCTGCATGTGGCCGTTAAG GTGTTACAGGACATGGGTTTGCCGACGGGTGCCGAAGGCAGGGATTCTAGCAAAGGGGAGGACTcggctgaggaaactgaggcgaAGCCAGCGGTGGTGGCCCCCGCCCCAGTGGTAGAAGCTGTCTCAACCCCTAGTGCGGCCTTTCCCTCAGATGCCACTGCCGAG AACGTAAAACAGCAGGGGCCAATCCTGACAAAGCACGGCAAGAACCCAGTCATGGAGCTGAACGAGAAAAGGCGGGGGCTCAAGTACGAGCTCATCTCCGAGACCGGTGGCAGCCACGACAAGCGCTTCGTCATGGAG GTTGAAGTGGATGGACAGAAGTTCCAAGGTGCTGGTTCCAACAAAAAGGTGGCGAAGGCCTACGCTGCCCTTGCTGCCCTAGAAAAGCTTTTCCCTGACACCCCTCTCGCCCTTGATGCCAACAAAAAGAAGAGAGCCCCAGTACCCGTCAGAGGGGGACCGAAATTTGCTGCTAAG CCACATAACCCTGGCTTCGGCATGGGAGGCCCCATGCACAATGAagtgcccccaccccccaatctTCGAGGGCGGGGAAGAGGCGGGAACATCCGGGGACGAGGGCGCGGGCGAGGATTTGGTGGTGCCAACCACGGAGGCTACATGAATGCTG GCGCTGGGTATGGAAGCTACGGGTACGGAGGCAACTCGGCGACAGCAGGCTACA GTCAGTTCTACAGCAACGGAGGGCATTCTGGGAATGCCGGTGGCGGTGGCGGCGGGGGCGGTGGTGGCTCCTCCGGCTATGGCTCCTACTACCAAGGTGACAACTACAACTCACCGGTGCCCCCAAAACACGCTGGGAAGAAGCAGCCGCACGGGGGCCAGCAGAAGCCCTCCTACGGCTCGGGCTACCAGTCCCACCAGGGCCAGCAGCAGTCCTACAACCAGAGCCCCTACAGCAACTATGGCCCCCCGCAGGGCAAGCAGAAAGGCTATAACCATGGACAAGGCAGCTACTCCTACTCGAACTCCTACAACTCTCCCGGGGGCGGGGGCGGATCCGACTACAACTACGAGAGCAAATTCA GAGGCTACTCACAGTCGAACTACAACTCCCCGGGGTCCGGCCAGAACTACAGTGGCCCTCCCAGCTCCTACCAGTCCTCACAAGGCGGCTATGGCAGAAACGCAGACCACAGCATGAACTACCAGTACAGATAA
- the ILF3 gene encoding interleukin enhancer-binding factor 3 isoform X1 codes for MRPMRIFVNDDRHVMAKHSSVYPTQEELEAVQNMVSHTERALKAVSDWIDEQEKGSSEQAESENMDVPPEDDSKEGAGEQKTEHMTRTLRGVMRVGLVAKGLLLKGDLDLELVLLCKEKPTTALLDKVADNLAIQLAAVTEDKYEILQSVDDAAIVIKNTKEPPLSLTIHLTSPVVREEMEKVLAGETLSVNDPPDVLDRQKCLAALASLRHAKWFQARANGLKSCVIVIRVLRDLCTRVPTWGPLRGWPLELLCEKSIGTANRPMGAGEALRRVLECLASGIVMPDGSGIYDPCEKEATDAIGHLDRQQREDITQSAQHALRLAAFGQLHKVLGMDPLPSKMPKKPKNENPVDYTVQIPPSTTYAITPMKRPMEEDGEEKSPSKKKKKIQKKEEKAEPPQAMNALMRLNQLKPGLQYKLVSQTGPVHAPIFTMSVEVDGNSFEASGPSKKTAKLHVAVKVLQDMGLPTGAEGRDSSKGEDSAEETEAKPAVVAPAPVVEAVSTPSAAFPSDATAENVKQQGPILTKHGKNPVMELNEKRRGLKYELISETGGSHDKRFVMEVEVDGQKFQGAGSNKKVAKAYAALAALEKLFPDTPLALDANKKKRAPVPVRGGPKFAAKPHNPGFGMGGPMHNEVPPPPNLRGRGRGGNIRGRGRGRGFGGANHGGYMNAGAGYGSYGYGGNSATAGYSQFYSNGGHSGNAGGGGGGGGGGSSGYGSYYQGDNYNSPVPPKHAGKKQPHGGQQKPSYGSGYQSHQGQQQSYNQSPYSNYGPPQGKQKGYNHGQGSYSYSNSYNSPGGGGGSDYNYESKFNYSGSGGRSSGNSYGSGGASYNPGSHGGYGGGSGGGSSYQGKQGGYSQSNYNSPGSGQNYSGPPSSYQSSQGGYGRNADHSMNYQYR; via the exons CGTCCAATGCGAATTTTTGTGAATGATGACCGCCATGTAATGGCAAAGCATTCTTCCGTTTATCCAACGCAAGAGGAGCTGGAGGCAGTCCAGAACATGGTGTCCCACACGGAGCGGGCACTCAAAGCTGTGTCCGACTGGATAGACGAGCAGGAAAAGGGTAGCAGCGAGCAGGCAGAGTCCGAAAACATGGATGTGCCCCCAGAGGACGACAGTAAAGAAGGGGCTGG GGAACAGAAGACGGAGCACATGACCAGAACCCTGCGGGGAGTGATGCGGGTGGGCCTGGTGGCAAAGGGCCTCCTACTCAAGGGGGACTTGGATCTGGAGCTGGTGCTGCTGTGTAAGGAGAAGCCCACAACCGCCCTCCTAGACAAGGTGGCCGACAACCTGGCCATCCAGCTTGCT GCTGTAACAGAAGACAAGTATGAAATACTGCAATCTGTCGACGATGCTGCGATTGtgataaaaaacacaaaagagccTCCATTGTCCCTGACCATCCACCTGACATCCCCTGTTGTcagagaagaaatggagaaagtatTAGCTGGAG AAACGCTATCAGTCAACGACCCCCCGGACGTTCTGGACAGGCAGAAATGCCTTGCTGCCTTGGCGTCCCTCCGACACGCCAAGTGGTTCCAG GCTCGAGCCAACGGACTGAAGTCCTGTGTCATTGTGATCCGGGTCCTGAGGGACCTGTGCACTCGCGTGCCCACCTGGGGTCCCCTCCGAGGCTGG CCTCTCGAGCTCCTGTGTGAGAAATCCATTGGCACGGCCAACAGACCGATGGGTGCTGGCGAGGCCCTGCGGAGAGTGCTGGAGTGCCTGGCGTCGGGCATCGTGATGCCAG ATGGTTCTGGCATTTATGACCCTTGTGAAAAAGAAGCCACTGATGCTATTGGGCATCTAGACAGACAGCAACGGGAAGATATCACACAGAGTGCGCAG CACGCACTGCGACTCGCTGCCTTCGGCCAGCTCCATAAAGTCCTGGGCATGGACCCTCTGCCTTCCAAGATGCCCAAGAAACCAAAGAATGAAAACCCAGTGGACTACACCG TTCAGATCCCACCCAGCACCACTTATGCCATTACGCCCATGAAACGCCCAATGGAGGAGGACGGGGAAGAGAAGTCTCCcagcaaaaagaagaagaagattcaGAAGAAag AGGAGAAGGCAGAGCCCCCCCAAGCTATGAATGCCCTGATGCGGCTGAACCAGCTGAAGCCAGGGCTGCAGTACAAGCTGGTGTCCCAGACTGGGCCCGTCCATGCCCCCATCTTTACCATGTCTGTGGAGGTTGATGGTAATTCATTCGAGGCCTCTGGACCCTCCAAAAAGACGGCCAAGCTGCATGTGGCCGTTAAG GTGTTACAGGACATGGGTTTGCCGACGGGTGCCGAAGGCAGGGATTCTAGCAAAGGGGAGGACTcggctgaggaaactgaggcgaAGCCAGCGGTGGTGGCCCCCGCCCCAGTGGTAGAAGCTGTCTCAACCCCTAGTGCGGCCTTTCCCTCAGATGCCACTGCCGAG AACGTAAAACAGCAGGGGCCAATCCTGACAAAGCACGGCAAGAACCCAGTCATGGAGCTGAACGAGAAAAGGCGGGGGCTCAAGTACGAGCTCATCTCCGAGACCGGTGGCAGCCACGACAAGCGCTTCGTCATGGAG GTTGAAGTGGATGGACAGAAGTTCCAAGGTGCTGGTTCCAACAAAAAGGTGGCGAAGGCCTACGCTGCCCTTGCTGCCCTAGAAAAGCTTTTCCCTGACACCCCTCTCGCCCTTGATGCCAACAAAAAGAAGAGAGCCCCAGTACCCGTCAGAGGGGGACCGAAATTTGCTGCTAAG CCACATAACCCTGGCTTCGGCATGGGAGGCCCCATGCACAATGAagtgcccccaccccccaatctTCGAGGGCGGGGAAGAGGCGGGAACATCCGGGGACGAGGGCGCGGGCGAGGATTTGGTGGTGCCAACCACGGAGGCTACATGAATGCTG GCGCTGGGTATGGAAGCTACGGGTACGGAGGCAACTCGGCGACAGCAGGCTACA GTCAGTTCTACAGCAACGGAGGGCATTCTGGGAATGCCGGTGGCGGTGGCGGCGGGGGCGGTGGTGGCTCCTCCGGCTATGGCTCCTACTACCAAGGTGACAACTACAACTCACCGGTGCCCCCAAAACACGCTGGGAAGAAGCAGCCGCACGGGGGCCAGCAGAAGCCCTCCTACGGCTCGGGCTACCAGTCCCACCAGGGCCAGCAGCAGTCCTACAACCAGAGCCCCTACAGCAACTATGGCCCCCCGCAGGGCAAGCAGAAAGGCTATAACCATGGACAAGGCAGCTACTCCTACTCGAACTCCTACAACTCTCCCGGGGGCGGGGGCGGATCCGACTACAACTACGAGAGCAAATTCA ACTACAGTGGTAGTGGAGGCCGAAGCAGCGGGAACAGCTACGGCTCAGGCGGGGCATCCTACAACCCAGGGTCACACGGGGGCTACGGCGGAGGTTCTGGGGGCGGCTCCTCATACCAAGGCAAACAAG GAGGCTACTCACAGTCGAACTACAACTCCCCGGGGTCCGGCCAGAACTACAGTGGCCCTCCCAGCTCCTACCAGTCCTCACAAGGCGGCTATGGCAGAAACGCAGACCACAGCATGAACTACCAGTACAGATAA